The following coding sequences lie in one Arachis ipaensis cultivar K30076 chromosome B03, Araip1.1, whole genome shotgun sequence genomic window:
- the LOC107633529 gene encoding uncharacterized protein LOC107633529, translating to MACLKSIIGDKKALRGDKIVVLTKECSTLVQKKLPQKLPDPGSFLIPCTIRTITFEKTLCDLGSCINLMPLSVMRKLGIQEVQPTKISLEMEDKSLKRAYGMVKNVLIKVEDLYLPANFVILDTGMDRDDSIILGRPFLATAKALIDVDKGELILRL from the coding sequence ATGGCATGTCTAAAAAGTATAATAGGTGACAAGAAAGCCTTAAGGGGAGATAAAATAGTGGTGCTAACCAAAGAATGCAGCACCCTAGTTCAGAAGAAGCTGCCTCAGAAGCTcccagatcccggaagcttttTGATTCCCTGTACTATAAGGACCATCACCTTTGAGAAGACACTGTGCGACCTTGGCTCTTGTATTaatcttatgcctctctctgtaatgcgGAAGCTGGGGATTCAAGAGGTGCAGCCCACCAagatctcactagagatggaagATAAGTCCCTGAAACGGGCATATGGCATGGTGAAAAACGTCCttataaaggttgaagacctttatcTCCCTGCAAACTTCGTGATATTAGACACTGGGATGGACAGGGAtgactccatcatccttggaaggcctttTCTAGCTACTGCAAAGGCCTTGATTGATGTGGATAAAGGAGAGCTTATACTGAGGTTATGA